A window of the Aeromicrobium phoceense genome harbors these coding sequences:
- a CDS encoding ArsA-related P-loop ATPase — MANSTPLHVVTGKGGTGKTTVAAALALALAGRGLTVLLCEVEGRQGIAQLFDVPPLPYEERRIATSDAGGHVHALAIDPEAALLEYLQMYYRLGRAGRALDKFGVIDFATTIAPGVRDVLLTGKVYEAARRRKGGKSSDFVYDAVVVDAPPTGRIARFLGVNDDVAGLAKVGPIKTQSESIMTMMRSPQTAVHLVTVLEEMPVQETLDGIDELTREGLPVGHVVVNLVRPSLLSDDTVEALEAGRLDAKAVAPVLERAGLPREAAATLVADGFGHVERQHLQTEQQRIIDGCSRPHVSLPLLTGGIDLGALQDLAEQLAPLVEDAR, encoded by the coding sequence GTGGCGAACTCGACCCCCCTGCACGTGGTGACGGGCAAGGGCGGCACCGGCAAGACCACGGTGGCCGCCGCCCTCGCCCTCGCCCTCGCCGGGCGCGGACTCACGGTGCTGCTGTGCGAGGTCGAGGGGCGTCAGGGCATCGCGCAGCTCTTCGACGTGCCCCCGCTGCCCTACGAGGAGCGCCGCATCGCCACGAGCGACGCCGGGGGCCACGTCCACGCGCTCGCGATCGATCCCGAGGCGGCGCTGCTGGAGTACCTGCAGATGTACTACCGCCTCGGCCGCGCGGGCCGGGCCCTCGACAAGTTCGGCGTCATCGACTTCGCCACGACGATCGCGCCGGGCGTGCGCGACGTGCTGCTGACCGGCAAGGTCTACGAGGCCGCCCGCCGTCGCAAGGGCGGCAAGTCCTCCGACTTCGTCTACGACGCGGTGGTGGTCGACGCGCCGCCCACGGGCCGCATCGCGCGCTTCCTCGGGGTCAACGACGACGTCGCCGGCCTGGCCAAGGTCGGCCCGATCAAGACCCAGTCCGAGTCGATCATGACGATGATGCGCAGTCCGCAGACGGCCGTGCACCTCGTCACCGTGCTGGAGGAGATGCCCGTGCAGGAGACGCTCGACGGCATCGACGAGCTGACCCGCGAGGGCCTGCCCGTCGGTCATGTCGTGGTGAACCTCGTCCGTCCGTCCCTGCTGTCGGACGACACCGTCGAGGCCCTCGAGGCGGGGCGGCTCGACGCGAAGGCGGTGGCTCCCGTGCTGGAGCGGGCCGGCCTGCCGCGCGAGGCCGCCGCCACGCTCGTGGCCGACGGGTTCGGCCACGTCGAGCGCCAGCACCTCCAGACCGAGCAGCAGCGGATCATCGACGGGTGCAGCCGGCCGCACGTGTCGTTGCCCTTGCTCACCGGCGGCATCGACCTCGGCGCGCTGCAGGACCTCGCGGAGCAGCTCGCGCCCCTCGTGGAGGACGCCCGATGA
- a CDS encoding NUDIX hydrolase has product MLVPLPAPMQARLRDFDPATAAAPRDAATIAVVRDGAEGLEAFLMRRHSGMAFAAGMYVFPGGGVQDDDGEPMTWVGPPPEAWAERFTCSPELAGRLVVAAVRETFEETGVLLAGPDEDSIVGDTTDLAWAREALEAKELSFARFLADEKLVLRADLLGAWAHWITPALEPRRYDTRFFVAALPRGQRIGTVSTEADKSLWAPLSQVLALVDEGRAAMLPPTAVTCRELAPLPAAEVLVAAATREIRPIEPQLVQQDGQWWLELEREEHL; this is encoded by the coding sequence GTGCTGGTTCCCCTTCCGGCACCCATGCAGGCGCGGCTCCGGGACTTCGATCCCGCCACGGCCGCCGCACCCAGGGACGCCGCGACCATCGCCGTCGTGCGTGACGGCGCCGAGGGCCTCGAGGCCTTCCTCATGCGCCGCCACTCCGGCATGGCCTTCGCCGCGGGCATGTACGTCTTCCCCGGCGGCGGCGTGCAGGACGACGACGGCGAGCCGATGACGTGGGTGGGTCCGCCTCCCGAGGCGTGGGCCGAGCGGTTCACCTGCTCCCCCGAGCTGGCCGGCCGCCTCGTGGTCGCGGCCGTCCGCGAGACGTTCGAGGAGACCGGCGTGCTGCTGGCCGGCCCCGACGAGGACTCCATCGTGGGCGACACCACCGACCTGGCTTGGGCCCGCGAGGCACTCGAGGCCAAGGAGCTGTCGTTCGCGCGCTTCCTCGCCGACGAGAAGCTGGTGCTCCGCGCCGACCTCCTCGGCGCGTGGGCGCACTGGATCACCCCGGCGCTCGAGCCGCGCCGCTACGACACCCGGTTCTTCGTCGCCGCTCTGCCACGCGGCCAGCGAATCGGCACCGTCAGCACCGAGGCCGACAAGTCGCTCTGGGCGCCCCTGTCGCAAGTGCTGGCGCTCGTGGACGAGGGCCGTGCGGCGATGCTGCCGCCCACCGCGGTCACGTGCCGCGAGCTGGCACCCCTTCCCGCCGCCGAGGTGCTCGTGGCGGCCGCCACGCGCGAGATCCGTCCCATCGAGCCGCAACTCGTCCAGCAGGACGGCCAGTGGTGGCTCGAGCTCGAGCGGGAGGAGCACCTGTGA
- a CDS encoding RidA family protein encodes MGAVVERLASMGISVPEVAAPVASYVPALRSGSHVYTSGQLPFVDGVLPGTGKVGAEVSPEDAQEYARLCALNVIAAIASVVDLDSVVRVVKLNVFVASAPDFTGQPAVANGASDLMAAAFGAAGSHTRSAVGVAVLPMDTPVEIDAVVEVA; translated from the coding sequence ATGGGTGCCGTCGTCGAACGCCTCGCGTCGATGGGCATCAGCGTGCCCGAGGTCGCTGCACCGGTGGCGTCCTACGTCCCCGCCCTGCGCAGCGGCAGCCACGTGTACACGTCGGGCCAGCTGCCGTTCGTCGACGGCGTCCTGCCGGGCACCGGCAAGGTCGGCGCCGAGGTCTCGCCCGAGGATGCCCAGGAGTACGCGCGACTGTGCGCCCTGAACGTCATCGCGGCGATCGCCTCGGTGGTCGACCTCGACTCGGTCGTGCGGGTCGTGAAGCTGAACGTCTTCGTGGCCAGCGCGCCCGACTTCACGGGCCAGCCGGCCGTGGCCAACGGCGCGAGCGACCTGATGGCCGCCGCGTTCGGCGCCGCCGGCTCGCACACGCGCAGCGCCGTGGGCGTCGCCGTCCTCCCGATGGACACGCCCGTCGAGATCGACGCGGTCGTCGAGGTGGCCTGA
- a CDS encoding MBL fold metallo-hydrolase — protein MSERQHVTERASFILADNPGIMTLDGTNTWILREPGASRSVVVDPGPDLAEHLDAVVAAAGEVALVLFTHHHGDHTDALDSIVRTTGAPTRAISPEYTRDAEPLTDGERIDLDGLLIDVVAAPGHTKDSVAFVLPQDRALLSGDMVLGRGTTVVAHPDGALGPYLESVRRFRSLVTDGHVSTILPGHGPVVTDPGAVLDFYLTHREERLDQVRDAVSRGARTAREVVETVYADVDPVLWGAAELSVRAQLEYLEEA, from the coding sequence GTGAGCGAGCGTCAGCACGTCACCGAGCGCGCGTCGTTCATCCTGGCCGACAACCCCGGGATCATGACCCTCGACGGCACGAACACCTGGATCCTGCGCGAGCCCGGCGCCTCGCGCTCGGTCGTCGTCGACCCCGGCCCCGACCTCGCGGAGCACCTCGATGCCGTCGTGGCCGCTGCGGGCGAGGTGGCACTCGTCCTCTTCACGCACCACCACGGCGACCACACCGACGCCCTCGACTCCATCGTCCGGACCACGGGCGCACCCACCCGGGCGATCTCGCCGGAGTACACCCGGGACGCCGAGCCGCTGACCGACGGGGAGCGGATCGACCTCGACGGCCTCCTCATCGACGTGGTGGCCGCACCGGGCCACACGAAGGACTCGGTGGCGTTCGTGCTGCCACAGGATCGTGCCCTGCTCAGCGGTGACATGGTGCTGGGCCGCGGCACCACCGTCGTGGCCCACCCCGACGGGGCGCTCGGTCCATACCTGGAGTCCGTGCGCCGGTTCCGCTCGCTGGTGACCGACGGACACGTCTCGACGATCCTGCCCGGCCACGGGCCGGTCGTCACGGATCCGGGCGCCGTCCTGGACTTCTACCTCACGCACCGCGAGGAGCGCCTCGACCAGGTGCGCGACGCGGTCTCGCGCGGCGCTCGCACCGCCCGCGAGGTGGTGGAGACCGTCTACGCCGACGTCGATCCCGTGCTGTGGGGGGCCGCCGAGCTCTCGGTGCGCGCCCAGCTGGAGTACCTCGAAGAGGCGTGA
- a CDS encoding ABC transporter ATP-binding protein, translated as METNDSTVIEARGLVCSYGDFTAVRDVDLTVHRGELFALLGTNGAGKTTTMETLEGHRAADGGRVRILGLDPVADRAALRPRLGIMLQETGFAGDLTVRETVDLWASLTTNPGPTDEALERLSLADRAGTRVVQLSGGQRRRLDLVLATLNRPEVLFLDEPTAGLDPESRESAWRFVADLKASGTTVVLTTHYLEEAEALADRVAIMHEGRLATEGTLTDVIGTAPAAIEFSIADRPGADLDRELRTVVDPVGVQIEAGRVRLDVDDLQTSLGRLLRWADQHGHRLERLNASEASLSEIFSRVSHTRLEDAS; from the coding sequence ATGGAGACCAACGACAGCACCGTGATCGAGGCCCGGGGACTCGTGTGCTCGTACGGCGACTTCACCGCCGTACGGGACGTCGACCTCACCGTGCACCGCGGTGAGCTCTTCGCCCTGCTCGGCACCAACGGCGCGGGCAAGACCACGACCATGGAGACCCTCGAGGGCCATCGCGCGGCCGACGGCGGGCGGGTGCGCATCCTGGGGCTGGACCCCGTCGCCGATCGCGCCGCCCTGCGGCCCCGGCTCGGCATCATGCTGCAGGAGACCGGCTTCGCGGGTGACCTCACGGTGCGCGAGACGGTCGACCTGTGGGCCAGCCTGACGACCAACCCCGGCCCGACCGACGAGGCGCTGGAGCGGCTCTCCCTGGCGGACCGCGCGGGCACCCGCGTCGTCCAGCTCTCGGGTGGCCAGCGGCGACGGCTCGACCTCGTCCTGGCGACGCTGAACCGGCCCGAGGTGCTGTTCCTGGACGAGCCGACCGCGGGCCTCGACCCCGAGTCGCGCGAGTCCGCATGGCGCTTCGTCGCCGACCTCAAGGCGAGCGGCACGACCGTCGTCCTGACCACGCACTACCTCGAGGAGGCCGAGGCCCTCGCTGACCGCGTCGCGATCATGCACGAGGGCCGCCTCGCCACCGAGGGCACGCTGACCGACGTGATCGGCACCGCCCCGGCCGCGATCGAGTTCAGCATCGCCGACCGTCCGGGCGCCGACCTGGACCGCGAGCTGCGCACCGTCGTCGACCCCGTCGGCGTGCAGATCGAGGCGGGTCGGGTCCGGCTCGACGTCGACGACCTGCAGACCTCGCTGGGGCGGCTGCTGCGCTGGGCCGACCAGCACGGCCACCGCCTCGAACGCCTCAACGCCTCGGAGGCCAGCCTCTCCGAGATCTTCTCCCGCGTCAGCCACACCCGACTGGAGGATGCCTCATGA
- a CDS encoding ArsA family ATPase — translation MSTRVTTTPKERRPRTERRLSSTEQPARIDVDALIADPKTRIVVCCGSGGVGKTTTAAALALRAAESGRTVCVLTIDPARRLAQSLGLLELDNTPRPVQGIDSSAGGSLDAMMLDMKTTFDEVVESHASPEKAAEILTNPFYVALSSSFAGTQEYMAMEKLGQLHAEDRWDLIVVDTPPSRSALDFLDAPERLSSLLDGRFIRLMLAPARGPARLLSAGLGIVTAALNKVLGAQVLTDMQTFIAAFDTLFGGFRQRAEATFSLLQAEGTAFLVIAAPESAAMREAAYFVERLAADDMPLAGLVVNRVHDESAAGVSAADAESASPRLAQGKAAERRTAELLDVHAERMRLAERENRLRERFSAAHRNVEVVPVPALDTDVHDLVGLRVIGDHLGAP, via the coding sequence ATGAGCACCCGGGTGACGACGACGCCCAAGGAGCGCCGGCCGCGCACCGAGCGCCGCCTCTCCAGCACCGAGCAGCCGGCACGCATCGACGTCGACGCCCTGATCGCCGATCCGAAGACCCGCATCGTCGTGTGCTGCGGCTCGGGCGGCGTCGGCAAAACCACCACGGCGGCGGCGCTCGCCCTGCGCGCCGCCGAGAGCGGCCGCACCGTCTGCGTGCTCACGATCGACCCCGCGCGCCGCCTGGCCCAGTCGCTGGGACTGCTCGAGCTGGACAACACGCCCCGCCCGGTGCAGGGGATCGACTCGTCGGCCGGCGGATCGCTGGACGCGATGATGCTCGACATGAAGACCACCTTCGACGAGGTGGTCGAGTCGCACGCCTCGCCGGAGAAGGCGGCGGAGATCCTCACCAATCCGTTCTACGTCGCGCTGTCGAGCTCGTTCGCGGGCACGCAGGAGTACATGGCGATGGAGAAGCTCGGCCAGCTGCACGCGGAGGACCGGTGGGACCTCATCGTCGTCGACACGCCTCCGTCGCGCTCGGCGCTGGACTTCCTCGACGCGCCCGAGCGGCTCTCGTCACTGCTCGACGGCCGGTTCATCCGCCTCATGCTGGCGCCCGCGCGTGGCCCGGCGCGGCTGCTGTCGGCGGGACTGGGGATCGTCACGGCCGCGCTCAACAAGGTGCTCGGCGCCCAGGTGCTCACCGACATGCAGACGTTCATCGCGGCGTTCGACACGCTCTTCGGCGGCTTCCGCCAGCGCGCGGAGGCGACGTTCTCGCTCCTGCAGGCGGAGGGGACGGCGTTCCTGGTGATCGCGGCGCCCGAGTCGGCGGCGATGCGCGAGGCGGCCTACTTCGTGGAGCGGCTGGCGGCCGACGACATGCCGCTGGCCGGCCTCGTGGTGAACCGCGTCCACGACGAGTCGGCGGCGGGGGTCTCGGCGGCCGACGCGGAGTCCGCGTCGCCCCGGCTGGCCCAGGGCAAGGCGGCCGAGCGGCGGACGGCCGAGCTGCTCGACGTCCATGCCGAGCGGATGCGTCTGGCGGAGCGGGAGAACCGGCTGCGTGAGCGGTTCAGTGCGGCCCACCGGAACGTGGAGGTCGTGCCCGTGCCCGCGCTGGACACGGACGTCCACGACCTCGTCGGACTCAGGGTGATCGGCGACCACCTCGGCGCCCCGTAG
- a CDS encoding ABC transporter permease, giving the protein MSTTTHASPTSIARIRAIAGSEFRLIARSKAVLFSATLLPLMFAVFLFVQRDAAVEASGDAVASVGMVSMVVMFFVTFTVYITATTTLVTRRQDLFLKRLRSGESPDLVILTGLLLPPVALCLLQSAAVMAVMIALGNGVPGAWWWLVLALVGLLAACVTAATATAALTPNPSAAQISSMPFVALALGTLIASPITENPWLDLTPGGALVTLVRAAYEIDVYGNVGVAVAGLALWTYVGYDLTKRLFRWEPRH; this is encoded by the coding sequence ATGAGCACCACGACCCATGCATCGCCGACGTCGATCGCCCGCATCCGGGCCATCGCCGGCTCCGAGTTCCGCCTCATCGCCCGTTCCAAGGCCGTGCTGTTCAGCGCCACGCTGCTGCCGCTGATGTTCGCGGTGTTCCTGTTCGTGCAGCGCGACGCCGCCGTCGAGGCCTCCGGCGACGCGGTCGCGTCCGTCGGCATGGTCTCGATGGTCGTCATGTTCTTCGTGACGTTCACCGTCTACATCACCGCGACGACGACGCTCGTGACGCGGCGGCAGGACCTGTTCCTCAAGCGGCTGCGCTCGGGCGAGTCCCCGGACCTGGTCATCCTGACCGGACTCCTGCTCCCGCCCGTCGCGCTGTGCCTGCTCCAGAGCGCGGCCGTCATGGCCGTCATGATCGCCCTCGGCAACGGTGTTCCCGGCGCGTGGTGGTGGCTCGTCCTGGCCCTCGTCGGGCTGCTCGCGGCCTGCGTCACCGCCGCCACCGCGACCGCCGCCCTGACGCCGAACCCCAGCGCCGCCCAGATCTCGAGCATGCCCTTCGTGGCGCTCGCGCTCGGCACCCTGATCGCCTCGCCCATCACCGAGAACCCCTGGCTGGACCTCACCCCCGGCGGCGCCCTCGTGACCTTGGTGCGGGCCGCCTACGAGATCGACGTGTACGGCAACGTCGGCGTCGCCGTCGCGGGACTCGCCCTGTGGACCTACGTGGGCTACGACCTGACGAAGCGGCTGTTCCGCTGGGAGCCGCGGCACTGA
- a CDS encoding histidine kinase encodes MSSNPDGFLATWRYTAVSLWLYVALGLAGPVVRAAADLLEGTAVLRNALLLVVIAAVVLLSCRPLVASARAGLGHERLTWEQRGLYLAPALLVLPLAWIPPAFPVGIVMVPWLVVSLLAVDLAARRRILLLVVTLPLLVGVYAVGGWEQLRDLDVEGGYVLGYLALFLPAVCIFQVWLWQLMLHVRSSGEAQADLAAVRERLRLAADLHDVQGHHLQVIALKAELAERQLDSDPDAARASMAEVQQIARAAITETKEIVRGYRRTSLREEIANAAAVLEATGAEVVVECSEDLDRPLFALALREATTNILRHSDATSVRISAVPDRLTIVNDGAAEPAVSSHGSGLASLTERVAAAGGRLSVRREGDVFTVEVLT; translated from the coding sequence GTGAGCTCGAACCCCGACGGCTTCCTCGCGACGTGGCGCTACACGGCCGTGAGCCTGTGGCTCTACGTGGCGCTCGGGCTCGCCGGGCCGGTCGTGCGCGCGGCCGCGGACCTCCTCGAGGGCACGGCGGTGCTCCGCAACGCGCTGCTGCTCGTGGTCATCGCCGCGGTCGTCCTGCTCTCGTGCCGCCCGCTGGTCGCCTCTGCACGCGCCGGGCTCGGGCACGAGCGGCTCACGTGGGAGCAGCGGGGGCTGTACCTCGCACCGGCGCTCCTGGTCCTGCCGCTGGCGTGGATCCCGCCGGCCTTCCCCGTCGGCATCGTGATGGTGCCGTGGCTGGTGGTGTCCCTGCTGGCGGTCGACCTCGCCGCGCGCCGACGCATCCTCCTTCTGGTCGTGACGCTGCCCCTGCTCGTGGGCGTGTACGCCGTCGGGGGATGGGAGCAGCTGCGCGACCTCGATGTCGAGGGCGGCTACGTGCTGGGCTACCTGGCCCTCTTCCTGCCGGCGGTCTGCATCTTCCAGGTCTGGCTGTGGCAGCTCATGCTCCACGTCCGCTCGAGCGGTGAGGCCCAGGCCGACCTGGCGGCCGTGCGCGAGCGCCTGCGCCTCGCCGCCGACCTCCACGACGTCCAGGGCCACCACCTCCAGGTCATCGCGCTGAAGGCCGAGCTGGCCGAGCGGCAGCTCGACAGCGACCCGGATGCCGCCCGCGCGTCGATGGCCGAGGTCCAGCAGATCGCCCGCGCCGCCATCACCGAGACGAAGGAGATCGTGCGCGGCTACCGGCGCACGAGCCTGCGCGAGGAGATCGCGAACGCCGCCGCCGTGCTCGAGGCGACGGGCGCCGAGGTCGTGGTCGAGTGCTCCGAGGATCTCGACCGGCCGCTGTTCGCGCTGGCGCTGCGCGAGGCGACCACGAACATCCTGCGCCACAGCGACGCGACGTCGGTGCGGATCTCCGCGGTGCCGGACCGGCTCACGATCGTCAACGACGGCGCGGCCGAGCCGGCGGTCTCGTCGCACGGCTCGGGCCTCGCGTCGCTCACCGAGCGCGTGGCCGCCGCCGGTGGTCGCCTCTCCGTGCGGCGCGAAGGCGACGTCTTCACCGTCGAGGTGCTCACGTGA
- a CDS encoding transglycosylase domain-containing protein, producing MAWQDMGDSIKKVAESEPRPTSKLGAIGSIAWLSALAGVIVAAIFVPGTAFLAATSNKASKDIVDLPLALQDLPNPQTTRLIASNGKRVAYFYQENRQDVPLAKIAPVMQTAIISIEDYRFYEHGALDLKGTLRALMNNASAGNTQGGSSITQQLVKLTLVQQATTKEQRAAATEVSTARKIRELKLAINYEKKYSKDEILEHYLNIAYFGDGAYGIRAAAYHYFSVSPDKLSTAQAATLAGLVQNPEQFNPRIYPERALQRRNTVLGVMARLGKVPAAEAEKLSATPIGLKITSFPNGCVDSDAAFSCDYIRRYLLQEPALGETVKQRQAMLERGGLTIKTNIDLSMQKSVNKAVTKYVGANDKAIGSLALVEPGTGKVRAIGQSRSMGKKKGETYINFSVPRRYGDSNGFQAGSTFKMFTAAAALEDGIPASKSYNSPQTMKIPTGTYFDCDGNGTGQWEVKNSTGAGGFNMVTGLRRSVNTYFAQLERDAGLCETVKMAKKLGIPTAEPDVDKGSPGSYIPSFTLGPIDVSPLDMAAAYAAPAAGGMYCEPLPVAEILDRSGKTIKKYKPECKRAMSKKTAATVNAILVGLQQPGGFGHSNGTGLGIPSAAKTGTTNDSKAVWYVGYTPEIAAASMIAGINKKGQPAGLVGTTLRGTPVSFAQAGGSSLAGPQWKAAMGEIEKSLTPAKFDSVSLPSAAKAAPRRGGGGDDDRGRGRGRGGDDD from the coding sequence ATGGCTTGGCAGGACATGGGTGACTCGATCAAGAAGGTCGCCGAGAGCGAACCACGGCCGACGTCCAAGCTGGGGGCGATCGGCTCGATCGCGTGGCTCTCGGCGCTGGCCGGCGTGATCGTCGCGGCGATCTTCGTGCCGGGCACCGCCTTCCTGGCCGCCACCTCGAACAAGGCCAGCAAGGACATCGTCGACCTGCCGCTCGCGCTGCAGGACCTGCCGAACCCCCAGACCACCCGCCTGATCGCCTCCAACGGCAAGCGCGTCGCGTACTTCTACCAGGAGAACCGCCAGGACGTGCCGCTCGCGAAGATCGCCCCCGTCATGCAGACGGCGATCATCTCGATCGAGGACTACCGCTTCTACGAGCACGGCGCCCTCGACCTCAAGGGCACCCTGCGCGCCCTGATGAACAACGCCTCCGCGGGCAACACCCAGGGCGGCTCGTCGATCACCCAGCAGCTGGTGAAGCTGACCCTCGTGCAGCAGGCCACCACGAAGGAGCAGCGCGCCGCCGCCACCGAGGTCTCCACCGCGCGCAAGATCCGCGAGCTGAAGCTGGCGATCAACTACGAGAAGAAGTACTCCAAGGACGAGATCCTGGAGCACTACCTGAACATCGCCTACTTCGGCGACGGGGCGTACGGCATCCGCGCCGCGGCCTACCACTACTTCTCGGTCAGCCCCGACAAGCTCTCGACCGCCCAGGCCGCCACGCTGGCCGGACTGGTCCAGAACCCCGAGCAGTTCAACCCGCGCATCTACCCCGAGCGCGCGCTGCAGCGCCGCAACACGGTGCTCGGCGTCATGGCGCGGCTGGGCAAGGTCCCCGCCGCCGAGGCCGAGAAGCTCAGCGCCACCCCCATCGGCCTGAAGATCACCTCGTTCCCCAACGGCTGCGTCGACTCCGACGCCGCGTTCTCGTGCGACTACATCCGCCGCTACCTGCTGCAGGAGCCGGCGCTCGGCGAGACCGTCAAGCAGCGCCAGGCGATGCTCGAGCGCGGCGGCCTGACGATCAAGACCAACATCGACCTCTCGATGCAGAAGTCGGTCAACAAGGCCGTCACCAAGTACGTCGGCGCCAACGACAAGGCGATCGGCTCGCTGGCCCTCGTCGAGCCCGGCACCGGCAAGGTGCGCGCCATCGGCCAGTCGCGCTCGATGGGCAAGAAGAAGGGCGAGACGTACATCAACTTCTCCGTGCCCCGCCGGTACGGCGACTCGAACGGCTTCCAAGCCGGCTCGACCTTCAAGATGTTCACCGCCGCCGCGGCCCTCGAGGACGGGATCCCGGCGAGCAAGTCCTACAACTCGCCGCAGACGATGAAGATCCCCACGGGCACCTACTTCGACTGCGACGGCAACGGCACGGGCCAGTGGGAGGTCAAGAACTCCACGGGCGCCGGCGGCTTCAACATGGTCACCGGCCTGCGCCGCTCGGTGAACACCTACTTCGCCCAGCTCGAGCGCGATGCGGGCCTGTGCGAGACGGTCAAGATGGCCAAGAAGCTGGGCATCCCCACCGCCGAGCCCGACGTCGACAAGGGCAGCCCCGGCAGCTACATCCCGTCGTTCACGCTGGGCCCGATCGACGTCAGCCCGCTCGACATGGCGGCCGCCTACGCCGCGCCCGCCGCCGGTGGCATGTACTGCGAGCCCCTGCCGGTCGCGGAGATCCTCGACCGCAGCGGCAAGACGATCAAGAAGTACAAGCCCGAGTGCAAGCGCGCGATGAGCAAGAAGACCGCCGCGACGGTGAACGCGATCCTCGTGGGTCTGCAGCAGCCGGGCGGCTTCGGCCACAGCAACGGCACGGGCCTGGGCATCCCCTCGGCGGCCAAGACCGGTACGACCAACGACAGCAAGGCCGTCTGGTACGTGGGCTACACCCCCGAGATCGCGGCGGCCTCGATGATCGCCGGCATCAACAAGAAGGGCCAGCCGGCCGGACTCGTCGGCACGACCCTGCGGGGCACGCCGGTGTCGTTCGCGCAGGCCGGCGGTTCGTCGCTGGCCGGTCCGCAGTGGAAGGCGGCGATGGGCGAGATCGAGAAGTCCCTCACCCCCGCCAAGTTCGACTCCGTCTCCCTGCCCTCGGCCGCCAAGGCGGCTCCGCGGCGCGGCGGTGGCGGCGATGACGACCGGGGCCGCGGACGCGGTCGCGGCGGGGACGACGACTGA
- a CDS encoding DUF4177 domain-containing protein, translated as MTKWEYLTAPVLVHATKQILDNFGRDGWELVQIVPGMNPENLVAYFKRPVA; from the coding sequence ATGACCAAGTGGGAATACCTGACGGCCCCGGTGCTCGTCCATGCGACCAAGCAGATCCTCGACAACTTCGGCCGTGACGGCTGGGAGCTGGTGCAGATCGTGCCCGGCATGAACCCGGAGAACCTCGTCGCCTACTTCAAGCGCCCGGTGGCCTGA
- a CDS encoding GatB/YqeY domain-containing protein translates to MSALKDQLRDDLNTALKSRDALRTSVIRMVLAAITNAEVAGKEARELTDDDVLTVLSSEAKKRRESATAFDEGNRPELADKERAEAAILAEYLPEPLSDEEISALVAGVIEQTGAAGEGMKAMGKVMGAVTAQTKGRADGGAVAAEVRRQLGA, encoded by the coding sequence ATGTCAGCTCTCAAGGACCAGCTCCGCGACGACCTCAACACCGCCCTCAAGTCGCGTGACGCGCTGCGCACCTCCGTGATCCGCATGGTGCTCGCCGCGATCACCAACGCCGAGGTGGCCGGCAAGGAGGCGCGCGAGCTGACCGACGACGACGTGCTCACCGTGCTCTCGTCGGAGGCCAAGAAGCGCCGCGAGTCGGCCACCGCGTTCGACGAGGGCAACCGCCCCGAGCTGGCCGACAAGGAGCGCGCCGAGGCGGCGATCCTGGCCGAGTACCTCCCCGAGCCGCTGAGCGACGAGGAGATCTCCGCGCTCGTCGCCGGGGTCATCGAGCAGACCGGCGCCGCCGGCGAGGGCATGAAGGCCATGGGCAAGGTCATGGGCGCCGTGACGGCGCAGACCAAGGGCCGGGCCGACGGCGGGGCCGTGGCGGCCGAGGTCAGGCGCCAGCTGGGCGCCTGA
- a CDS encoding WhiB family transcriptional regulator has product MWNNNWSQDAACLGKSDDLFVKGAEQNRAKLVCNGCDVRAECLAEALDNRIEWGVWGGMTERERRALLRRKPNVRKWRELLVTAS; this is encoded by the coding sequence ATGTGGAACAACAACTGGTCTCAGGACGCAGCCTGCTTGGGAAAGTCCGACGATCTCTTCGTCAAGGGCGCTGAGCAGAACCGCGCCAAGCTCGTCTGCAACGGGTGCGACGTCCGGGCCGAGTGCCTCGCCGAAGCCCTCGACAACCGCATCGAGTGGGGCGTGTGGGGCGGCATGACCGAGCGCGAGCGCCGTGCGCTGCTGCGCCGCAAGCCCAACGTGCGCAAGTGGCGCGAGCTGCTGGTCACCGCCAGCTGA